Genomic DNA from Deltaproteobacteria bacterium CG11_big_fil_rev_8_21_14_0_20_49_13:
GCGACGGTTTCTTTTTCAAGAACCGGCGCGTGGTGGTCGTTGGCGGAGGGGATACGGCGCTGGAAGAGGCGCTCTACCTTGCCAATTTTGCTGGGAGCGTCGATATGGTTCACAGGCGGGACGAATTTCGCGCATCAAAGGCGATGCAGGAGCGCGTTAAGAATAACAAGAAGATAACCGTTATCTGGGATTCGGTGGTCGAAGATATAAATGACGTTTCAAAGAACAAGGTTACATCGGTCGTCCTTAAGAACGTGAAGGATAATAAGTTAAAAGAACATCCATGCGACGGCGTATTTGTGGCGATAGGGCATGAGCCGAACACCGTCCTCTTTGATGGGGTTCTTCAAAGGGATGAAAAAGGTTATCTGATCACGCGTCAGGGTTCAACATATACGAACATTGAAGGTGTCTTTGCCGCCGGAGATGTCGCGGATCCGGTCTATCGTCAGGCGGTAACGGCGGCCGGGAGCGGATGTGCGGCCGCGATAGACGCGGAGCGCTGGCTTCAATCAAAGAGTTTGTCACCCTGAGCCCCTCGACTCGTTTCACTTGCTCGGGATAAACTTAGCTAAGAATGACAAATAAGTTATATCTATTTTTTATCTGTTCTTCTGTTTTTCTTGCTTCCTGTTTCTTGCTTCCTGCTTCTTCCTTTGCATTTGAGTACACATCCAAAGGTCCTTTGACCCTTCGTAGCCAGAACCCGGTATATCTTGAATTTTTGAACCTTGAACCGACGACCGCAACGGTCATTCCCGAAGGGACGCTTTGGGCAAGGATAGACAACGCCTATTCCAATATATATGAAGAAGGGCACGGGGCGAACAACTCGGAGCTACTCGACATGGAGCTCTTGCGTACCGCCATTCATCTCAATTACGGCGTGTATGAGAACATGGAGGTGGGCATTGAGATACCGTTCATCAGGCACGATTCGGGATTTCTGGACGGCTTCATACAAAAATATCACAACTTCTTTGGATTTCCCAACGGCGGACGCGACCATGTGGGGAACAACGAGTTCCACTATTATTTTACACAAGGCGGAAGCAGGATGTATAATGTGAACCAACAGGCGTTCGGTATCGGCGACATAACTTTCAGTTTTAAACATAATTTCATTCATGAAGAAGAGAATGTCCCGGCTGTTGCCTGGCTCTTTTACTTCAAGTTTCCGACGGGAGATTGTGCAAATGGTATGGGGAGCGGAAATCCTGACATCGGTTTTGCCACGGCGCTTCAAAAGACGTTCGACAGATGGCACACGTTCCTTAACTTGGGCTATTTTGTGAACGGCGGACACGATTATCTGCAGAACTATCTCAACGATGTCTATTTTTCCTACGTTTTGGGAGGAGAGTATAGCGTCTCTCACCCCGTTTCTCTCGTTGCCCAGATAAACGGCGGAACGCCGCTACTTGCCGACGCAGGTTTCATCCAATGGGATTCTTTTCCAATGGACCTGCAACTTGGCGCCAAGGGGGAGCACATCGTCACATGGGGACCGGTATATGCCCTGACGTGGCAGGGGGCCTTTACGGAAGACCTGAACCCAAACGGCCCTTCGATAGACTTCACCGTATTTGGAAGTATCGGATTTAAATTCGACCTGTAAGAGATTCTGTCATCCATTCAAAAGCAGGGACCTCGAGCATGTAAATGAGTTCGCGGGGACGACCGGTCAAAACGGTATGTCACTGTCAGAATTCGGCAGTGCATCGTCGACAGGAAAACCGGGCGTCGATGTGTCGCCGAAGGATGGCGCCCCGACGCCTGATTCAAATTCTGCCGCACGGCCCTTGCCTGCGCCCGTTGGCGCGCCCAGGAACTGCATTCTTTGTGCCACGACCTCTGTCGTGTAGCGCTTGCCGCCTTCTTTATCTGTCCACTCGCGGGTTTGAAGCTTTCCTTCGATATATACCTGGCGGCCCTTTGAAAGATATTCTCTGCACAATTCGGCCTGTTTTCCCCAAACAACGACCCTATGCCATTCGGTCTTTTCGGCCTTTTGTCCGCTCTTGTCCATCCAGCGTTCGTTGGTTGCCATGCGCAGAGTTGCAACCGTCTGACCGCTCCCTGTGGAACGCACCTCGGGGTCTGCTCCCAGGTTTCCGATGAGTATTACTTTGTTCACACTTGCCATATTAAGCCTCCTTACCCCGTTCTACGGGGCTTATTGGTTTACAGGCTCATTTCGCGAGCCCGTGTTATTTGATCTTGCCGGAAAGCTCTTTATTCATCTTTTTCCACATTGAATAATCGCGGTGGTTCTTCCACTGTGGCGTCAGGTTTCGCGCCACCAGAAGCTCAGATGCTGCCTCTTTGTTCTTTCCAGCCTCAAGATATGCCTCGGACAGGTAGATATGATTCTCGGGATAATTATGGTCTATCTGGACCGCCATTTGTAGATAGCTTATGGCCTTATCGAGATCGCGTCTTATGCCGTTCTTTGAGACTATAGTTTCCGGCATGTCGGTGTAGATCTTGCCCATCATTCTGTAGGCGCCGCCATGGTCGAGTTTTTCGTTCAAAGAGATGACCTTTTCGCAGTCCTTTATCATGCCCTTAATGCCTGTTTGATATCCAATAACATGCGCCGAATAGTAGATGCCGGTATTGATGCCCCGGTAGTAATAGCACTCTGCCTCTTCCGGGTTCTTCATTACGCATTCGTCCGCATATGCAATACCCTCTTGGGCAAATTTTGCCTTAAGCTGCTTGTCGCCTGTGTTCTCGGCGCTAAATGAGGCGTCGCGCGAATCCTGCCAGAGCGACTCGTTAAGAGTTTGTGGACGGTTATTTGCAGTTGACGGTTGTTTTGAATTTGTGGCGCATGAAACTACCGACGCAACAAGCACTAATATCGGGAGGACCTTATAGAATCGCATAACGCGAGAGTTCCTATCATCGAAGGGGAATGGCCGCAAGCGTTATTTCTTCTCCTAATGTTCGATCATGCGACCTTGGATCCCCATATTCTTAGCATTTTTCTTGAAGATTTTCATAAAAAGATTTGTCTTAGGCGACCTAAGAACTAACCGTGGTTCTTGCTAAATTTTAACTTTACAATAACGGGGCTCTCTTCTACTATCCCGCCTCATATATGCATCCAATATTATTTAAGATACCGCTTTTTGATGGGCTTACCATATTTACATACGGGGCCCTTGTTGCGTTCGGCTTTTTCATGGGAATTCTCTACATCTCCTACGAATCCAAAAGGGTTGGCGAGGATCCGGCCAAGGCATTAGATCTTGTCTTTTGGATAATTGTGGCCGCCCTGATCGGTTCGCGGGCATATTATGTGCTTGTCACCGAACCGGGGATTTTGCTTGGCGATCCGCTGGCGCTCGTCAAGATATGGAAGGGCGGGCTTGTATTTCAGGGCGGTGTTCTAGGTGCCTTTATAGTCGGCATATGGTGGATACGTCGCCACAAGCTTCCGCTCTTTAAATATTTGGACATATTTGCCCCGGCTATTCCTTTAGGGCATTTCTTTGGCCGCCTAGGTTGTTTTATGTCGGGATGTTGTCATGGGCGCACGGCGCCGGCAGGTTCGTGGCTTGCCGTTATATTTCCGGCCGACCCGAGTTCATTTGCCCCTTCGGGAGGGCCACTTTATGCAACACAGCTAATGGAGGCGGCTGGAGAGCTGGCAATATTCTTGGCGCTCTTTTTTTTCAGGAAGCATAAGAGGTTTGACGGCCAGCTAATGGTCTTGTATATGGCGGCCTACGCCATTTTAAGGTTTGTCGTAGAATTCTATCGCGGCGTCGAAACCCGCAACCTTATATTTGGCACCTTCTCGGTGGCACAGCTTGTAAGTGTTATCATGGTTATATTTGCCGTATGGATCTGGGTCAGACAGAGCAGGAAGGCGGAGGGATTATGAGCAGAAAAATAAGATATGAAGCGGGAAGCAGGAGGCCGGAGGCAGGATTAATTCATTTGACATTCCTGTTTCTTGCTTCGTGCGTCTTGCTTCACTCTTCCTGCGCCGATCCCTCCATCCATGCAAGCGAGAGAGAGGTGGCGACAGTTTCAAGGATCTTTAATGCGACCCCGAACGATGCCTACTACGCGGTAAGGTGGGCATTAAAGACAGACGGATACAATATCAACAAAGAGGACCTTGATAACGGGATGGTGGTGAGCGGCTGGCTCCCTTCTAAGGTCGATTCGTTCTATATCGATCCCTTCGGGCCGGAGCATAAGGATTACGGTACCAACGGCGCATATTACAGGCTAAGCATTAAGATAACTCCCGAGGACGGCAAGACAAAGGTAGAGGTCACCTCCCTCGTAAA
This window encodes:
- the lgt gene encoding prolipoprotein diacylglyceryl transferase yields the protein MHPILFKIPLFDGLTIFTYGALVAFGFFMGILYISYESKRVGEDPAKALDLVFWIIVAALIGSRAYYVLVTEPGILLGDPLALVKIWKGGLVFQGGVLGAFIVGIWWIRRHKLPLFKYLDIFAPAIPLGHFFGRLGCFMSGCCHGRTAPAGSWLAVIFPADPSSFAPSGGPLYATQLMEAAGELAIFLALFFFRKHKRFDGQLMVLYMAAYAILRFVVEFYRGVETRNLIFGTFSVAQLVSVIMVIFAVWIWVRQSRKAEGL
- a CDS encoding single-stranded DNA-binding protein — translated: MASVNKVILIGNLGADPEVRSTGSGQTVATLRMATNERWMDKSGQKAEKTEWHRVVVWGKQAELCREYLSKGRQVYIEGKLQTREWTDKEGGKRYTTEVVAQRMQFLGAPTGAGKGRAAEFESGVGAPSFGDTSTPGFPVDDALPNSDSDIPF
- the trxB gene encoding thioredoxin-disulfide reductase, translating into MTEKLIILGSGPAGYTAAIYAARSGLEPLLVEGVQPGGQLTITTDVDNYPGFPKGIQGPDLMIAMREQAERFGTRISSGNVIKVELKKRPFKLSTEDKSHECETLIVATGATARWIGLESEQKLRGKGVSACATCDGFFFKNRRVVVVGGGDTALEEALYLANFAGSVDMVHRRDEFRASKAMQERVKNNKKITVIWDSVVEDINDVSKNKVTSVVLKNVKDNKLKEHPCDGVFVAIGHEPNTVLFDGVLQRDEKGYLITRQGSTYTNIEGVFAAGDVADPVYRQAVTAAGSGCAAAIDAERWLQSKSLSP